A window of Tursiops truncatus isolate mTurTru1 chromosome 8, mTurTru1.mat.Y, whole genome shotgun sequence contains these coding sequences:
- the PHLDB1 gene encoding pleckstrin homology-like domain family B member 1 isoform X17, producing the protein MLCLGQSTFLRFNHPAEAKWMKSMIPAGGRAPGPTYSPGPESQSLVNGNHTPQPATQGPSACGSHSSLVSSIEKDLQEIMDSLVLEEPGAAGKKPAATSPLSPMANGGRYLLSPPTSPGAMSVGSSYENTSPAFSPLSSPASSGSCASHSPSGQEPAPSMPPLVPARSSSYHLALQPSQSRPSGARPSESPRLGRKGGHERPPSPGLRGLRTDSPAATVLAVACRATESPRAGGQLPLVAIGLSEYQASGARGQPTSIPGSPKFQPPVPAPRNKIGTLQDRPPSPFRELPGTERVLTTSPSRQLVGRTFSDGSATRTLQPPESPRLGRRGLDSMRELPPLSPSLSRRALSPMPARTTPDPKLTREVAESPRPRRWAAHGASPEDFSVTLGARGRRTRSPSPTLGESLAPRKGSFSGRLSPAYSLGSLTGASPHQSPRAQRKLSSGDLRVPVTRERKNSITEISDNEDDLLEYHRRQRQERLREQEMERLERQRLETILNLCAEYSRADGGPEAGELPSIGEAAAALALAGRRPSRGLVGGTGASARSNEEPGGATQRLWETVERSDEENLKEECSSTESTQQEHEDAPSAKLQGEVLALEEERAQVLGRVGQLKVRVKELEQQLQESAREAEMERALLQGEREAERALLQKEQKALDQLQEKLVTLETGIQKERDKERAELAAGRRHLEARQALYAELQTQLDNCPESVREQLQEQLRRVSFTSPRPLPAPEGRPPGREERWAGTAWALQYLPDDREAEALETETKLFEDLEFQQLERESRVEEERELAGQGLLRSKAELLRSIAKRKERLAVLDSQAGQIRSQAVQESERLARDKNASLQLLQKEKEKLAMLERRYHSLTGGRAFPKTTSTLKEYVTLEQLKAMWGTSPVPAAPAPGLPPWAPASQDLVPTTCLLPALPSSSSFASIPPSAQMEKLLLPAVDLEQWYQELMAGLGTGPAAASPRSSPPPLPAKASRQLQVYRSKMDGEATSPLPRTRSGPLPSSSGSSSSSSQLSVATLGRSPSPKSTLLAQNGTSSLPRNLAATLQDIETKRQLALQQKVESLPAEPLPTDDPAGQQVIEEQRRRLAELKQKAAAEAQCQWDALHGAAPFPAGPSGFPQLLHHSILHHLPVSRERGEEGEHAYDTLSLESSDSMETSISTGGNSACSPDTMSSASGLDVGKTEEMEKMLKEAHAEKSRLMESREREMELRRQALEEERRRREQVERRLQGESTRRHQLVEKEVKMREKQFSQARPLTRYLPIRKEDFDLKTHIESSGHGVDTCLHVVLSSKVCRGYLVKMGGKIKSWKKRWFVFDRLKRTLSYYVDKHETKLKGVIYFQAIEEVYYDHLRSAAKSPNPALTFCVKTHDRLYYMVAPSAEAMRIWMDVIVTGAEGYTQFMN; encoded by the exons ATGTTGTGCCTGGGTCAGTCCACCTTCCTCCGCTTTAACCACCCGGCTGAAGCCAAGTGGATGAAGAGCATGATTCCGGCAGGGGGCCGGGCCCCTGGACCCACCTACAGTCCTGGCCCGG AATCACAAAGCTTGGTGAACGGGAACCACACCCCACAGCCTGCAACCCAGGGACCCTCAGCCTGTGGCAGCCACAGTTCCCTGGTGAGCTCTATTGAGAAGGACCTGCAGGAGATCATGGACTCACTGGTGCTCGAGGAGCCTGGAGCTGCTGGCAAGAAGCCTGCCGCCACTTCCCCACTGTCACCGATGGCCAATGGTGGCCGCTACCTGCTGTCCCCCCCGACCAGCCCTGGCGCCATGTCCGTGGGCTCCAGCTATGAGAACACCTCTCCAGCCTTCTCTCCGCTCTCCTCACCAGCCAGCAGTGGGAGCTGTGCCAGCCACTCCCCCAGTGGGCAGGAGCCAGCCCCTTCCATGCCCCCCCTGGTGCCTGCCCGGTCCTCTAGCTACCATTTGGCCCTGCAGCCCTCACAGTCCCGACCCAGTGGTGCTCGCCCCTCTGAGAGCCCCCGGCTGGGCAGGAAGGGGGGTCACGAGAGGCCGCCCAGCCCTGGCCTCCGAGGTCTGCGGACAGACAGCCCTGCAGCCACTGTCTTGGCAGTGGCCTGCAGAGCCACCGAGAGCCCCCGGGCGGGGGGGCAGTTGCCCCTGGTGGCGATTGGCCTGAGTGAATACCAGGCTTCCGGTGCCCGTGGCCAACCCACCAGCATTCCTGGCAGCCCCAAATTCCAGCCACCAGTCCCTGCTCCTCGAAACAAGATTGGCACGCTCCAGGACCGCCCTCCCAGCCCTTTCCGGGAGCTGCCGGGCACTGAGCGGGTGTTGACAACCAGCCCCTCACGCCAGCTGGTGGGCCGAACATTTTCCGATGGGTCCGCTACCCGCACGCTGCAACCTCCCGAGAGCCCCCGCCTAGGCCGGCGGGGCCTGGACAGTATGAGAGAACTGCCTCCCTTGAGTCCATCTCTGTCCCGAAGGGCTCTCTCCCCCATGCCCGCTCGGACCACCCCAGATCCCAAACTAACCAGGGAAGTGGCAGAGAGTCCCCGACCCCGGCGCTGGGCAGCCCATGGGGCTTCACCAGAGGACTTCTCTGTGACGCTGGGGGCGCGGGGCCGTAGGACACGGAGCCCCTCACCCACACTAGGGGAGTCCCTGGCACCCCGCAAGGGCAGCTTCAGTGGCAGGCTGAGCCCGGCTTATAGTCTGGGCTCGTTGACTGGGGCTTCACCCCACCAGAGCCCCCGTGCCCAGAGGAAGCTCTCCAGCGGGGACTTGCGGGTGCCTGTCACTCGGGAGCGGAAAAATAGCATCACAGAGATCAGTGACAACGAGGATGACCTCCTGGAGTACCACCGGCGGCAGCGCCAAGAGCGGCTTCGGGAGCAGGAGATGGAGAGGCTG GAACGACAGCGCCTGGAGACCATCCTGAATTTATGCGCCGAGTACAGCCGGGCCGACGGGGGACCTGAGGCCGGGGAGCTGCCCAGCATCGGGGAGGCCGCCGCAGCCTTGGCTCTGGCCGGCCGGAGGCCCTCACGAGGCCTTGTGGGGGGCACTGGGGCCTCTGCGCGGAGCAACGAGGAGCCTGGAGGTGCCACCCAACGCCTGTGGGAGACTGTGGAGCGCTCGGATGAGGAGAATCTCAAGGAGGAGTGCAGTAGCACGGAGAGCACCCAGCAGGAG cacgAAGATGCACCCAGTGCCAAGCTCCAGGGAGAGGTGCTGGCCCTGGAAGAGGAGCGGGCTCAGGTGCTGGGGCGAGTGGGGCAGCTGAAAGTCCGGGTGAAGGAGTTGGAGCAGCAGCTGCAGGAGTCGGCCCGAGAG GCTGAAATGGAGCGGGCACTGctgcagggggagagggaagcagagcgCGCGCTGCTGCAGAAGGAGCAGAAGGCGCTGGACCAGCTGCAGGAGAAGCTGGTGACCTTGGAGACGGGCATCCAAAAGGAGAGGGACAAG GAGAGGGCGGAGCTGGCCGCGGGACGGAGGCACCTGGAGGCCCGCCAGGCGCTCTACGCCGAGCTCCAGACGCAGCTCGATAACTGCCCCGAGTCAGTGCGGGAACAGTTACAGGAGCAGCTGAGAAGGGTCAGTTTCaccagcccccgccccctccccgcccccgagGGCCGCCCGCCCGGAAGAGAGGAGCGGTGGGCCGGGACCGCCTGGGCCCTGCAGTACCTGCCGGACGACAGG GAGGCAGAAGCCCTGGAGACTGAGACAAAGCTCTTTGAAGACTTGGAGTTCCAGCAGCTGGAGCGGGAGAGCCGCGTGGAGGAGGAGCGCGAGCTGGCTGGCCAAGGGCTGCTCCGGAGCAAGGCCGAGCTGCTCCGGAGCATCGCCAAGAGGAAG GAGCGCCTGGCGGTCCTGGACAGTCAGGCTGGGCAGATCCGGTCCCAGGCTGTGCAAGAGTCAGAACGCCTAGCCCGGGATAAGAATGCCTCCCTGCAGCTGCTGCAGAAG GAGAAGGAGAAACTGGCTATGTTGGAAAGAAGATACCACTCTCTCACAGGGGGCAGGGCTTTCCCGAAGACCACGTCGACCCTCAAAGAG TACGTGACGCTTGAGCAGCTAAAGGCCATGTGGGGCACCTCGCCTGTGCCCGCAGCACCCGCGCCAGGCCTGCCTCCCTGGGCCCCTGCCTCCCAGGACCTGGTTCCCACCACCTGCCTTCTTCCCGCGctgccctcttcctcctccttcgcTTCTATCCCGCCTTCAGCCCAG ATGGAGAAGCTGCTGCTCCCTGCTGTAGACTTAGAGCAGTGGTACCAGGAGCTGATGGCCGGGCTGGGGACCGGCCCCGCTGCAGCCTCCCCTCGTTCCTCCCCCCCGCCTCTGCCCGCCAAAGCTTCCCGTCAGCTGCAG GTTTACCGCTCCAAGATGGATGGTGAGGCCACTAGCCCCTTGCCCCGGACCCGCAGcggccccctcccctcttcctctggctcttcctcctcctcctcccagctcagcGTGGCTACCTTGGGCCGTAGCCCCTCCCCAAAG AGCACTCTACTCGCCCAGAATGGCACAAGCAGCCTTCCTCGCAACCTGGCAGCCACGCTGCAGGACATTGAGACCAAGCGCCAGCTGGCCCTCCAGCAGAAGG TCGAGTCGCTTCCTGCCGAGCCCCTCCCAACTGACGACCCAGCAG GGCAGCAGGTGATTGAGGAGCAGCGGCGGCGGTTGGCTGAGCTGAAGCAGAAGGCGGCGGCCGAGGCGCAGTGCCAGTGGGACGCCCTGCACGGGGCCGCGCCCTTCCCGGCCGGGCCCTCGGGCTTCCCGCAGCTCCTGCATCACTCCATCCTGCACCACCTGCCGGTGTCCAGGGAGCGAGGGGAGGAGGGCGAGCATGCCTACGACACGCTGAGCCTGGAGAGCTCAGACAGCATGGAGACCAGCATCTCTACGGGGGGCAACTCGGCCTGCTCCCCCGACACCATGTCCAG TGCCAGCGGCCTGGATGTGGGGAAGACGGAAGAAATGGAGAAGATGCTGAAAGAAGCCCATGCGGAGAAGAGCCGGCTCATGGAGTCGAGG GAGCGGGAGATGGAGCTGAGGCGGCAGGCCCTGGAGGAGGAGCGGAGGCGGCGGGAGCAGGTGGAACGGAGGCTGCAGGGCGAGAGCACCCGGAGGCATCAGCTCGTGGAGAAGGAGGTCAAGATGCGGGAGAAGCAGTTCTCGCAG GCACGACCCCTGACCCGCTACCTGCCGATCCGGAAGGAGGACTTTGACCTGAAGACCCACATTGAGTCCTCAGGCCACGGTGTGGATACCTGCCTGCATGTGGTGCTCAGCAGCAAG GTCTGCCGTGGCTACTTGGTCAAGATGGGTGGCAAGATTAAATCATGGAAGAAGCGCTGGTTTGTCTTCGATCGACTCAAGCGCACCCTTTCCTATTATGTGG ACAAGCATGAGACGAAGCTGAAAGGGGTCATCTATTTCCAGGCCATCGAGGAAGTGTACTATGACCACCTGCGCAGTGCAGCCAAG AGCCCAAACCCGGCCCTCACCTTCTGTGTGAAGACCCACGACCGGCTGTACTACATGGTGGCCCCGTCCGCAGAGGCCATGCGCATCTGGATGGATGTCATCGTCACCGGGGCGGAGGGCTACACCCAGTTCATGAACTGA
- the PHLDB1 gene encoding pleckstrin homology-like domain family B member 1 isoform X9, producing the protein MDTINRNQVGPGSKTPAMVQKGPLDLIETGKGLKVQTDKPHLVSLGSGRLSTAITLLPLEEGRTVIGSAARDISLQGPGLAPEHCYIENLRGTLTLYPCGNACTIDGLLVRQPTRLTQGCMLCLGQSTFLRFNHPAEAKWMKSMIPAGGRAPGPTYSPGPAESQSLVNGNHTPQPATQGPSACGSHSSLVSSIEKDLQEIMDSLVLEEPGAAGKKPAATSPLSPMANGGRYLLSPPTSPGAMSVGSSYENTSPAFSPLSSPASSGSCASHSPSGQEPAPSMPPLVPARSSSYHLALQPSQSRPSGARPSESPRLGRKGGHERPPSPGLRGLRTDSPAATVLAVACRATESPRAGGQLPLVAIGLSEYQASGARGQPTSIPGSPKFQPPVPAPRNKIGTLQDRPPSPFRELPGTERVLTTSPSRQLVGRTFSDGSATRTLQPPESPRLGRRGLDSMRELPPLSPSLSRRALSPMPARTTPDPKLTREVAESPRPRRWAAHGASPEDFSVTLGARGRRTRSPSPTLGESLAPRKGSFSGRLSPAYSLGSLTGASPHQSPRAQRKLSSGDLRVPVTRERKNSITEISDNEDDLLEYHRRQRQERLREQEMERLERQRLETILNLCAEYSRADGGPEAGELPSIGEAAAALALAGRRPSRGLVGGTGASARSNEEPGGATQRLWETVERSDEENLKEECSSTESTQQEHEDAPSAKLQGEVLALEEERAQVLGRVGQLKVRVKELEQQLQESAREAEMERALLQGEREAERALLQKEQKALDQLQEKLVTLETGIQKERDKEAEALETETKLFEDLEFQQLERESRVEEERELAGQGLLRSKAELLRSIAKRKERLAVLDSQAGQIRSQAVQESERLARDKNASLQLLQKEKEKLAMLERRYHSLTGGRAFPKTTSTLKEMEKLLLPAVDLEQWYQELMAGLGTGPAAASPRSSPPPLPAKASRQLQVYRSKMDGEATSPLPRTRSGPLPSSSGSSSSSSQLSVATLGRSPSPKSTLLAQNGTSSLPRNLAATLQDIETKRQLALQQKGQQVIEEQRRRLAELKQKAAAEAQCQWDALHGAAPFPAGPSGFPQLLHHSILHHLPVSRERGEEGEHAYDTLSLESSDSMETSISTGGNSACSPDTMSSASGLDVGKTEEMEKMLKEAHAEKSRLMESREREMELRRQALEEERRRREQVERRLQGESTRRHQLVEKEVKMREKQFSQARPLTRYLPIRKEDFDLKTHIESSGHGVDTCLHVVLSSKVCRGYLVKMGGKIKSWKKRWFVFDRLKRTLSYYVDKHETKLKGVIYFQAIEEVYYDHLRSAAKSPNPALTFCVKTHDRLYYMVAPSAEAMRIWMDVIVTGAEGYTQFMN; encoded by the exons ATGGACACGATCAATAGGAACCAAGTGGGCCCTGGAAGCAAGACCCCAGCTATGGTGCAG AAAGGACCCTTGGACCTGATCGAAACAGGCAAAGGGCTGAAAGTGCAAACGGACAAACCCCATCTGGTGAGCCTGGGCAGTGGGCGGCTCAGCACGGCCATCACTCTTCTGCCGCTGGAGGAAG GGAGGACAGTGATTGGCTCTGCAGCCAGGGACATCTCACTGCAGGGTCCAGGCCTGGCTCCAGAGCACTGCTACATCGAGAACCTGCGGGGCACCCTCACCCTCTACCCCTGCGGCAATGCCTGCACTATTGATGGGCTCCTGGTCCGGCAGCCCACCCGACTCACTCAGG GCTGCATGTTGTGCCTGGGTCAGTCCACCTTCCTCCGCTTTAACCACCCGGCTGAAGCCAAGTGGATGAAGAGCATGATTCCGGCAGGGGGCCGGGCCCCTGGACCCACCTACAGTCCTGGCCCGG CAGAATCACAAAGCTTGGTGAACGGGAACCACACCCCACAGCCTGCAACCCAGGGACCCTCAGCCTGTGGCAGCCACAGTTCCCTGGTGAGCTCTATTGAGAAGGACCTGCAGGAGATCATGGACTCACTGGTGCTCGAGGAGCCTGGAGCTGCTGGCAAGAAGCCTGCCGCCACTTCCCCACTGTCACCGATGGCCAATGGTGGCCGCTACCTGCTGTCCCCCCCGACCAGCCCTGGCGCCATGTCCGTGGGCTCCAGCTATGAGAACACCTCTCCAGCCTTCTCTCCGCTCTCCTCACCAGCCAGCAGTGGGAGCTGTGCCAGCCACTCCCCCAGTGGGCAGGAGCCAGCCCCTTCCATGCCCCCCCTGGTGCCTGCCCGGTCCTCTAGCTACCATTTGGCCCTGCAGCCCTCACAGTCCCGACCCAGTGGTGCTCGCCCCTCTGAGAGCCCCCGGCTGGGCAGGAAGGGGGGTCACGAGAGGCCGCCCAGCCCTGGCCTCCGAGGTCTGCGGACAGACAGCCCTGCAGCCACTGTCTTGGCAGTGGCCTGCAGAGCCACCGAGAGCCCCCGGGCGGGGGGGCAGTTGCCCCTGGTGGCGATTGGCCTGAGTGAATACCAGGCTTCCGGTGCCCGTGGCCAACCCACCAGCATTCCTGGCAGCCCCAAATTCCAGCCACCAGTCCCTGCTCCTCGAAACAAGATTGGCACGCTCCAGGACCGCCCTCCCAGCCCTTTCCGGGAGCTGCCGGGCACTGAGCGGGTGTTGACAACCAGCCCCTCACGCCAGCTGGTGGGCCGAACATTTTCCGATGGGTCCGCTACCCGCACGCTGCAACCTCCCGAGAGCCCCCGCCTAGGCCGGCGGGGCCTGGACAGTATGAGAGAACTGCCTCCCTTGAGTCCATCTCTGTCCCGAAGGGCTCTCTCCCCCATGCCCGCTCGGACCACCCCAGATCCCAAACTAACCAGGGAAGTGGCAGAGAGTCCCCGACCCCGGCGCTGGGCAGCCCATGGGGCTTCACCAGAGGACTTCTCTGTGACGCTGGGGGCGCGGGGCCGTAGGACACGGAGCCCCTCACCCACACTAGGGGAGTCCCTGGCACCCCGCAAGGGCAGCTTCAGTGGCAGGCTGAGCCCGGCTTATAGTCTGGGCTCGTTGACTGGGGCTTCACCCCACCAGAGCCCCCGTGCCCAGAGGAAGCTCTCCAGCGGGGACTTGCGGGTGCCTGTCACTCGGGAGCGGAAAAATAGCATCACAGAGATCAGTGACAACGAGGATGACCTCCTGGAGTACCACCGGCGGCAGCGCCAAGAGCGGCTTCGGGAGCAGGAGATGGAGAGGCTG GAACGACAGCGCCTGGAGACCATCCTGAATTTATGCGCCGAGTACAGCCGGGCCGACGGGGGACCTGAGGCCGGGGAGCTGCCCAGCATCGGGGAGGCCGCCGCAGCCTTGGCTCTGGCCGGCCGGAGGCCCTCACGAGGCCTTGTGGGGGGCACTGGGGCCTCTGCGCGGAGCAACGAGGAGCCTGGAGGTGCCACCCAACGCCTGTGGGAGACTGTGGAGCGCTCGGATGAGGAGAATCTCAAGGAGGAGTGCAGTAGCACGGAGAGCACCCAGCAGGAG cacgAAGATGCACCCAGTGCCAAGCTCCAGGGAGAGGTGCTGGCCCTGGAAGAGGAGCGGGCTCAGGTGCTGGGGCGAGTGGGGCAGCTGAAAGTCCGGGTGAAGGAGTTGGAGCAGCAGCTGCAGGAGTCGGCCCGAGAG GCTGAAATGGAGCGGGCACTGctgcagggggagagggaagcagagcgCGCGCTGCTGCAGAAGGAGCAGAAGGCGCTGGACCAGCTGCAGGAGAAGCTGGTGACCTTGGAGACGGGCATCCAAAAGGAGAGGGACAAG GAGGCAGAAGCCCTGGAGACTGAGACAAAGCTCTTTGAAGACTTGGAGTTCCAGCAGCTGGAGCGGGAGAGCCGCGTGGAGGAGGAGCGCGAGCTGGCTGGCCAAGGGCTGCTCCGGAGCAAGGCCGAGCTGCTCCGGAGCATCGCCAAGAGGAAG GAGCGCCTGGCGGTCCTGGACAGTCAGGCTGGGCAGATCCGGTCCCAGGCTGTGCAAGAGTCAGAACGCCTAGCCCGGGATAAGAATGCCTCCCTGCAGCTGCTGCAGAAG GAGAAGGAGAAACTGGCTATGTTGGAAAGAAGATACCACTCTCTCACAGGGGGCAGGGCTTTCCCGAAGACCACGTCGACCCTCAAAGAG ATGGAGAAGCTGCTGCTCCCTGCTGTAGACTTAGAGCAGTGGTACCAGGAGCTGATGGCCGGGCTGGGGACCGGCCCCGCTGCAGCCTCCCCTCGTTCCTCCCCCCCGCCTCTGCCCGCCAAAGCTTCCCGTCAGCTGCAG GTTTACCGCTCCAAGATGGATGGTGAGGCCACTAGCCCCTTGCCCCGGACCCGCAGcggccccctcccctcttcctctggctcttcctcctcctcctcccagctcagcGTGGCTACCTTGGGCCGTAGCCCCTCCCCAAAG AGCACTCTACTCGCCCAGAATGGCACAAGCAGCCTTCCTCGCAACCTGGCAGCCACGCTGCAGGACATTGAGACCAAGCGCCAGCTGGCCCTCCAGCAGAAGG GGCAGCAGGTGATTGAGGAGCAGCGGCGGCGGTTGGCTGAGCTGAAGCAGAAGGCGGCGGCCGAGGCGCAGTGCCAGTGGGACGCCCTGCACGGGGCCGCGCCCTTCCCGGCCGGGCCCTCGGGCTTCCCGCAGCTCCTGCATCACTCCATCCTGCACCACCTGCCGGTGTCCAGGGAGCGAGGGGAGGAGGGCGAGCATGCCTACGACACGCTGAGCCTGGAGAGCTCAGACAGCATGGAGACCAGCATCTCTACGGGGGGCAACTCGGCCTGCTCCCCCGACACCATGTCCAG TGCCAGCGGCCTGGATGTGGGGAAGACGGAAGAAATGGAGAAGATGCTGAAAGAAGCCCATGCGGAGAAGAGCCGGCTCATGGAGTCGAGG GAGCGGGAGATGGAGCTGAGGCGGCAGGCCCTGGAGGAGGAGCGGAGGCGGCGGGAGCAGGTGGAACGGAGGCTGCAGGGCGAGAGCACCCGGAGGCATCAGCTCGTGGAGAAGGAGGTCAAGATGCGGGAGAAGCAGTTCTCGCAG GCACGACCCCTGACCCGCTACCTGCCGATCCGGAAGGAGGACTTTGACCTGAAGACCCACATTGAGTCCTCAGGCCACGGTGTGGATACCTGCCTGCATGTGGTGCTCAGCAGCAAG GTCTGCCGTGGCTACTTGGTCAAGATGGGTGGCAAGATTAAATCATGGAAGAAGCGCTGGTTTGTCTTCGATCGACTCAAGCGCACCCTTTCCTATTATGTGG ACAAGCATGAGACGAAGCTGAAAGGGGTCATCTATTTCCAGGCCATCGAGGAAGTGTACTATGACCACCTGCGCAGTGCAGCCAAG AGCCCAAACCCGGCCCTCACCTTCTGTGTGAAGACCCACGACCGGCTGTACTACATGGTGGCCCCGTCCGCAGAGGCCATGCGCATCTGGATGGATGTCATCGTCACCGGGGCGGAGGGCTACACCCAGTTCATGAACTGA